The following proteins are co-located in the Kineococcus endophyticus genome:
- the cofE gene encoding coenzyme F420-0:L-glutamate ligase yields the protein MSAHHGPGHLQVVGLTGIGEVHDGDDVAALVVDALHAQRASLSDGDVIAVSSKVVSKAAGLAAAAVDRDEVVLRESRRLVAARRTPTGVARIVESAAGPVMAAAGVDASNVEGDVVLTLPHDPDAAARELRARLHELTGAVVGVVVTDTAGRPWRAGQTDFALGAAGIDAVEDLRGSLDTSGRELSVTARAVVDELAAAADLVKGKAEGVPAALFRGLADLVLPLDDPGPGARSLVRSGASDWFRLGHVEAVRAALGAGGVEPPPVVPGTLTERLDRAAAVALAAGPVTGGVVRREGPALRVEAADEFSLGALTQRVLAALWTEFLVGLVDRDADREPLAVLVRTVELPR from the coding sequence ACCACGGTCCCGGGCACCTGCAGGTCGTCGGGCTCACGGGCATCGGCGAGGTCCACGACGGCGACGACGTCGCCGCGCTCGTCGTCGACGCCCTGCACGCCCAGCGCGCCTCCCTGTCCGACGGCGACGTCATCGCGGTCTCGAGCAAGGTCGTCAGCAAGGCCGCCGGCCTCGCCGCGGCGGCCGTCGACCGCGACGAGGTCGTCCTGCGCGAGTCCCGCCGGCTCGTGGCCGCGCGCCGCACCCCCACGGGTGTCGCGCGGATCGTGGAGTCGGCCGCCGGACCCGTCATGGCGGCCGCCGGCGTCGACGCCTCCAACGTCGAGGGCGACGTCGTCCTCACGCTGCCGCACGACCCCGACGCCGCGGCCCGCGAGCTGCGCGCCCGGCTGCACGAGCTGACCGGCGCCGTCGTCGGCGTCGTGGTCACCGACACCGCGGGGCGGCCGTGGCGGGCCGGGCAGACCGACTTCGCCCTCGGCGCCGCCGGGATCGACGCGGTGGAGGACCTGCGCGGCAGCCTCGACACCTCCGGACGGGAGCTGTCGGTGACGGCGCGCGCCGTCGTCGACGAGCTGGCCGCGGCCGCGGACCTCGTCAAGGGCAAGGCCGAGGGGGTTCCGGCCGCGCTGTTCCGCGGGCTCGCCGACCTCGTCCTCCCGCTGGACGACCCCGGTCCCGGCGCCCGCTCGCTCGTGCGGTCGGGGGCGAGCGACTGGTTCCGCCTCGGCCACGTCGAGGCCGTGCGGGCCGCGCTGGGGGCCGGTGGTGTCGAACCCCCGCCCGTCGTGCCCGGAACCCTCACCGAACGGCTCGACCGGGCCGCCGCGGTCGCCCTCGCCGCCGGTCCCGTGACGGGCGGGGTCGTGCGCCGCGAAGGCCCGGCCCTGCGCGTCGAGGCCGCCGACGAGTTCTCCCTCGGGGCGCTGACCCAGCGCGTGCTGGCGGCGCTGTGGACGGAGTTCCTCGTGGGGCTCGTGGACAGGGACGCGGACCGGGAACCCCTCGCCGTCCTCGTCCGCACCGTCGAACTCCCGCGCTGA